The proteins below are encoded in one region of Alistipes indistinctus YIT 12060:
- the lysA gene encoding diaminopimelate decarboxylase, which produces MSARQYTDQLQKLDTPFYFYDMQLLADTLAKAVAEAGKYGYKVHYALKANFDPRIVAAIRKAGLGVDCVSGNEVRLAIESGCLASEIVFAGVAKSDKEIRYALGQDIFSFNCESLQELEVINALAAETGRTARIALRINPDVDPRTHKHISTGQADSKFGISYTEINEAIRSLNRLPNIRIVGIHFHIGSQITDMEVFGNFCVKVNKIQQWFVEQGIELKHLNLGGGLGVGYNDPDGKPIPDFAGYFGIVNRTLETKPGQTVHFELGRSLVAQSGELVTRVLYTKQNAAGRQIALVDAGMTDLIRPALYQAHHKIESLTGQGPLQPYMVAGPVCESSDVFAKEALLPEVKRGDLLTIRTAGAYGSAMASRYNLRDLPRSVYSDEL; this is translated from the coding sequence ATGAGTGCAAGACAATATACCGACCAATTGCAAAAACTGGACACACCGTTCTATTTCTACGACATGCAACTGCTTGCCGACACGCTGGCGAAGGCAGTCGCCGAAGCCGGAAAATACGGTTACAAAGTGCATTATGCGCTGAAGGCGAATTTCGACCCGCGTATCGTTGCCGCGATCCGCAAAGCCGGATTGGGAGTCGACTGTGTGAGTGGAAACGAAGTACGGCTGGCCATCGAGAGCGGCTGCCTCGCTTCGGAAATCGTTTTTGCCGGTGTGGCCAAAAGCGACAAAGAGATCAGGTATGCGCTTGGGCAGGATATTTTTTCCTTCAATTGTGAATCGCTCCAGGAGTTGGAAGTCATTAACGCGCTGGCAGCCGAAACCGGACGCACCGCCCGGATAGCGCTGCGGATCAACCCGGATGTCGACCCTCGCACGCATAAACACATCTCTACCGGACAGGCCGACAGCAAATTCGGAATTTCGTACACCGAAATCAACGAAGCTATCCGTTCGTTGAACCGTCTGCCGAATATCCGCATCGTCGGCATTCACTTCCACATCGGGTCACAGATAACGGATATGGAAGTATTCGGCAATTTCTGCGTGAAAGTCAACAAAATCCAACAATGGTTCGTGGAACAGGGCATCGAATTGAAGCACCTGAATCTCGGCGGGGGACTGGGAGTCGGCTATAACGATCCGGACGGCAAACCCATACCGGATTTCGCGGGCTATTTCGGCATTGTGAACCGGACGCTGGAAACGAAACCGGGGCAGACGGTGCATTTTGAACTCGGGCGTTCGCTCGTCGCGCAGAGCGGCGAGTTGGTAACCCGGGTACTCTACACCAAACAGAACGCCGCCGGGCGGCAGATCGCACTGGTCGATGCGGGCATGACCGACCTGATTCGCCCGGCTCTCTACCAAGCGCACCACAAGATCGAAAGTTTGACCGGCCAGGGGCCCCTGCAGCCCTATATGGTGGCAGGTCCCGTGTGCGAATCGTCCGACGTGTTCGCCAAAGAAGCCCTGCTACCTGAGGTCAAACGCGGAGACCTGCTTACGATCCGCACGGCAGGCGCTTACGGTTCCGCGATGGCTTCGCGCTACAACCTGCGCGACCTGCCTCGGAGTGTATACAGCGACGAGCTCTAA
- the pheT gene encoding phenylalanine--tRNA ligase subunit beta, which produces MKISLNWLKSYIETSLPAEEIAKILTDIGLEVEGLEQIETVRGGLSGLVVGEVLTCEKHPDADKLHVTTVDLGDGAPTQIVCGAPNVAAGQKVVVATINTMLYPTGEAEGFKIKKSKIRGVESLGMLCAEDEIGIGTSHDGIIVLPNDVPAGTPARDYYQIEDDYLLEIGLTPNRADAMSHYGVARDLAVYLQANGIPHRLVLPDVSAFREGISDKEVAVEVLNTEAAPRYMGITVTGVKVAESPEWLQNRLRSIGLNPHNNIVDITNFILHEVGQPLHAFDAGKIKGGKVIVRTCPEGTPFVTLDGVERKLSDKDLMICDTEKPMCIAGVFGGLDSGVTETTTDVFIESAYFNPVWIRKSAKRHGLSTDASFRFERGIDPEIAPYALKRAALLMVELAGGKVSSPVTDLYPVPVRPFRFDISLSRVKRLMGKDVPDETIRRIILALDIKIEKEDGDTLGVAVPPYRVDVQREADLVEDILRIYGYNNIEIPQQVHSTLSYAPNPDRDKVTNVVADLLTANGFNEIMSNSLTKAAYYEGLEAYKAENSVAILNPLSNDLNVMRQTLLFNALEAVELNTNRKNGDLKLYEFGNCYSYDRDKASEGGLAPYSEQNRLSILITGADHVPSWNVSSQPTSFYTLKTVAEKIFARIGIDLNGAMMETLSSDLYREAVTYKINGKRMVEMGIVSKKIRSMFDIKAEVYYLEMNFDAFLKLTRNHKVTVQELSKFPEVRRDLALLVDSQTTFSQLREIAFATEKKLLKNVTLFDVYEGDKLPAGKKSYALNFVLEDTTKTLVDQVIDKTMANLVREFERRAGAQVRS; this is translated from the coding sequence ATGAAAATATCGCTGAACTGGCTGAAAAGTTATATCGAAACCTCTTTACCGGCGGAAGAGATCGCCAAAATCCTGACGGATATAGGCCTCGAAGTGGAAGGACTGGAACAGATCGAGACCGTGCGCGGCGGCCTGTCAGGGTTGGTCGTGGGTGAAGTCCTCACCTGCGAGAAGCATCCCGACGCCGACAAGCTGCACGTAACGACCGTCGATCTGGGCGACGGTGCCCCGACCCAGATCGTCTGCGGTGCGCCGAATGTAGCCGCCGGACAGAAAGTAGTCGTTGCAACGATCAATACGATGCTGTATCCGACCGGCGAGGCGGAAGGCTTCAAAATAAAAAAGAGCAAAATCCGCGGCGTGGAGTCGTTGGGAATGCTCTGTGCCGAGGATGAAATCGGCATCGGGACCAGCCACGACGGGATTATCGTGTTGCCGAACGATGTGCCGGCAGGCACTCCGGCCCGGGACTACTACCAGATCGAAGACGACTACCTGCTCGAAATCGGATTGACGCCCAACCGCGCCGATGCGATGTCGCATTATGGCGTGGCGCGCGACCTGGCCGTATACCTGCAGGCGAACGGCATTCCCCACCGACTCGTACTTCCCGATGTCTCGGCATTCCGCGAAGGGATTTCCGACAAAGAAGTTGCGGTAGAGGTGCTCAACACGGAAGCCGCTCCCCGATATATGGGTATCACCGTTACCGGCGTCAAAGTGGCCGAATCGCCCGAATGGCTCCAGAACCGGCTCCGTTCAATCGGGCTGAATCCGCACAACAACATCGTCGACATTACAAATTTCATCCTGCACGAGGTTGGCCAGCCGTTGCACGCATTCGATGCCGGCAAGATCAAAGGCGGCAAAGTGATCGTCCGCACGTGCCCCGAGGGTACTCCGTTCGTCACTTTGGACGGTGTGGAGCGTAAACTCTCGGACAAAGACCTGATGATCTGCGATACGGAGAAACCTATGTGTATCGCCGGCGTATTCGGGGGGCTCGATTCGGGCGTGACCGAAACCACGACGGACGTATTCATCGAGAGCGCTTATTTCAATCCGGTTTGGATTCGCAAAAGCGCCAAACGCCACGGGTTGAGCACCGATGCCTCGTTCCGTTTCGAACGCGGAATCGATCCGGAGATAGCGCCTTATGCGTTGAAACGGGCAGCCCTGCTGATGGTGGAATTGGCGGGAGGAAAGGTCAGCTCCCCGGTAACGGACCTTTATCCCGTTCCGGTGCGACCTTTCCGGTTCGACATTTCGCTCAGCCGCGTCAAACGACTGATGGGCAAAGATGTGCCAGATGAAACGATCCGGAGGATTATCCTGGCGTTGGACATAAAAATCGAAAAAGAGGACGGTGACACATTGGGCGTAGCCGTTCCTCCTTACCGTGTCGATGTGCAGCGTGAAGCCGACCTGGTCGAGGACATCCTGCGCATCTACGGCTACAACAATATCGAGATTCCGCAGCAGGTTCACTCTACCCTCTCTTATGCACCCAACCCTGACCGCGACAAGGTCACCAATGTTGTCGCGGACCTGCTGACCGCCAACGGTTTCAACGAGATCATGAGCAATTCGCTCACCAAAGCGGCTTATTACGAAGGATTGGAGGCCTATAAAGCCGAAAACAGCGTCGCTATTCTCAATCCGTTGAGCAATGACCTGAACGTGATGCGCCAGACGCTGCTGTTCAATGCCTTGGAGGCGGTTGAACTGAACACGAACCGCAAAAACGGCGACCTGAAACTCTATGAGTTCGGCAATTGCTACTCCTACGACCGGGACAAAGCGTCCGAAGGAGGCTTGGCTCCGTACAGCGAACAGAACCGACTGTCGATCCTCATAACCGGCGCCGATCACGTTCCTTCGTGGAACGTATCGAGCCAGCCGACCAGCTTCTACACGCTGAAAACCGTGGCCGAAAAGATTTTCGCCAGAATCGGTATCGACCTGAACGGAGCTATGATGGAAACACTCTCAAGCGATCTGTACCGCGAGGCGGTTACCTATAAAATCAACGGCAAACGGATGGTCGAAATGGGAATCGTGTCGAAGAAAATCCGCTCGATGTTCGACATCAAGGCCGAAGTCTATTACTTGGAGATGAATTTCGATGCATTCCTCAAACTGACCAGGAATCACAAAGTGACGGTACAGGAACTTTCGAAATTCCCCGAAGTGCGCCGCGACCTGGCCCTGCTGGTCGATTCGCAGACGACCTTCTCCCAGTTGCGTGAAATCGCTTTCGCCACTGAAAAGAAACTGCTCAAGAATGTTACGCTGTTCGACGTTTACGAAGGGGATAAACTGCCTGCAGGAAAGAAATCCTACGCGTTGAATTTCGTGCTCGAAGATACGACCAAAACACTGGTGGATCAGGTCATCGACAAAACGATGGCCAATTTGGTCCGCGAGTTCGAACGTCGTGCCGGAGCACAGGTGCGTTCGTAA
- the guaA gene encoding glutamine-hydrolyzing GMP synthase, whose protein sequence is MQEKILILDFGSQYTQLIARRVRELNVYCEIHPYNHYPAPDSSVKGVILSGSPSSVRDANAPQVDLSPIKGAFPLLGVCYGAQYLAQNYGGEVKPSATREYGRAMLSKVEAANPLICGLSQTTQVWMSHGDTIARIPDNYRIIASTEDVPVAAFQIDGEKTWGIQFHPEVYHSTEGSQLLKHFVVDICGCKQDWTPDSFIESTVRELQDKLGNDKVVLGLSGGVDSSVAAMLLHKAIGKNLVCIFVDMGLLRKNEFEDVLRSYESMGLNVIGVRAGDKFLSDLKGVTEPENKRKIIGRDFIEVFDAEAQKLTDVKWLAQGTIYPDVIESVSVNGPSATIKSHHNVGGLPEKMHLKIVEPLRLLFKDEVRRVGRQLNIPMEILGRHPFPGPGLGIRILGEVTAEKVRVLQEADKIFIDNLKEAGLYDKVWQAGVMLLPVQSVGVMGDERTYENCVALRAVTSTDGMTADWVHLPYEFLAKVSNEIINRVKGINRVVYDISSKPPATIEWE, encoded by the coding sequence ATGCAGGAGAAAATATTGATTCTCGACTTCGGCTCCCAGTACACGCAGCTCATTGCGCGGCGTGTACGCGAGCTGAACGTATATTGCGAGATCCACCCCTACAACCACTACCCGGCCCCGGACAGCTCGGTCAAGGGCGTGATCCTCTCGGGCAGTCCTTCGTCGGTGCGCGATGCGAATGCCCCCCAGGTAGACCTTTCCCCGATCAAAGGCGCTTTTCCCCTATTGGGCGTCTGCTATGGTGCACAGTACCTCGCGCAAAATTACGGAGGAGAGGTGAAACCGTCCGCTACCCGGGAATACGGCCGGGCCATGCTTTCCAAGGTGGAAGCGGCAAATCCGCTGATCTGCGGCCTTTCACAGACTACCCAGGTGTGGATGTCGCACGGCGATACGATCGCGCGCATTCCGGACAATTATAGAATTATCGCCAGCACCGAAGATGTCCCGGTAGCGGCTTTCCAAATCGACGGGGAAAAGACGTGGGGTATCCAGTTCCACCCCGAGGTATACCACTCGACCGAAGGTTCCCAGTTGCTGAAACACTTTGTCGTGGATATTTGCGGATGCAAACAGGACTGGACGCCGGATTCGTTTATCGAATCGACCGTCAGGGAATTGCAGGACAAACTTGGCAACGACAAAGTGGTATTGGGCCTCTCCGGCGGTGTCGATTCGTCCGTAGCCGCCATGCTGCTGCACAAGGCGATCGGGAAGAACCTGGTCTGCATCTTTGTGGATATGGGCCTGTTGCGCAAAAACGAATTCGAAGACGTCCTTCGCTCGTATGAATCGATGGGACTCAACGTCATCGGTGTCCGGGCCGGCGATAAATTCCTCTCCGACCTGAAAGGCGTAACCGAACCGGAGAATAAACGCAAGATCATCGGCCGCGACTTTATCGAAGTATTCGACGCAGAGGCGCAAAAGCTGACCGACGTGAAGTGGCTGGCGCAGGGCACGATCTATCCCGACGTAATCGAATCGGTGTCGGTCAACGGTCCGTCGGCCACGATCAAGTCGCACCACAACGTAGGCGGCCTGCCGGAGAAGATGCACCTGAAGATCGTCGAACCGCTGCGCCTGCTGTTCAAGGACGAAGTACGCCGCGTAGGGCGCCAGTTGAACATTCCGATGGAGATTCTGGGCCGCCACCCGTTCCCGGGTCCGGGTCTGGGTATCCGTATCCTGGGCGAAGTGACCGCAGAGAAGGTGCGCGTACTGCAGGAAGCCGACAAAATTTTCATCGACAACCTTAAAGAAGCCGGTTTGTACGACAAAGTTTGGCAAGCCGGCGTCATGCTGCTGCCCGTACAATCTGTCGGTGTGATGGGTGACGAGCGCACTTATGAGAACTGTGTAGCCCTGCGTGCGGTTACCTCTACCGACGGTATGACCGCCGACTGGGTACACCTTCCCTATGAATTCCTCGCGAAAGTTTCCAATGAGATCATTAACCGCGTCAAGGGAATCAACCGCGTCGTGTACGACATCAGCTCCAAACCGCCCGCAACGATCGAGTGGGAATAA
- a CDS encoding MATE family efflux transporter: MIQKQETATAKLERDKIGSLLLHYSVPAIVGMVVASLYNIVDRVFIGQGVGPLAISGLALTFPLMTLIAAIGTLVGVGASARLSIVLGMKDIKWARNILGNAFILTFVLSAVFITIAMIYLPEILVAFGGSEQTIPYAIDYLKIVIPGSVLTNVSYSFSGMMRASGYPQKSMYTILIGVVLNVILDPIFIFGFGLGIQGAAIATVISMFVSAVFVMSHFFNPKHVVHFEKGCMHLRGYIIRNITSIGMAPFLMNVAACGVNIIMNHQLVRQGGDLAIGAYGILNSYAILIVMSVMGLCQGMQPIVGYNYGAQKYKRMKDTLLLTLRVGTLIMVIGFVVCELFPGLLVSAFTSDPGLKSMAVKGIRLAFIMLPVVGFQIIISNFFQSISKAPKAIFMSLSRQVIFLIPSLYLFSKWFGLTGVWLSIPFSDLLAALVALILILREKRFFYPSQQQRA, translated from the coding sequence ATGATTCAAAAACAGGAGACAGCCACCGCCAAACTGGAACGAGACAAGATCGGCAGCCTGCTGCTGCACTATTCCGTACCCGCGATCGTCGGGATGGTAGTCGCGTCACTGTACAACATCGTAGACCGCGTGTTTATCGGGCAGGGAGTGGGCCCCTTAGCCATCTCCGGGCTGGCGCTGACCTTCCCGCTGATGACGCTGATCGCCGCGATCGGCACGCTCGTCGGCGTAGGAGCATCCGCTCGGCTGTCGATCGTACTGGGGATGAAAGATATCAAATGGGCCCGTAACATTCTGGGCAACGCTTTCATTCTGACATTTGTCCTCTCGGCCGTATTCATCACCATCGCGATGATCTACCTGCCCGAAATCCTGGTCGCTTTCGGAGGCAGCGAACAGACCATCCCCTATGCGATCGACTACCTGAAAATCGTCATTCCGGGCAGTGTACTGACCAACGTAAGCTACAGTTTCAGCGGCATGATGCGCGCTTCGGGATACCCGCAAAAATCGATGTATACGATCCTGATCGGTGTCGTACTGAACGTGATCCTCGATCCGATTTTCATTTTCGGATTCGGTTTGGGCATCCAGGGAGCGGCTATCGCGACCGTGATCTCGATGTTCGTAAGCGCCGTATTCGTGATGAGCCATTTCTTCAATCCGAAGCATGTCGTGCATTTCGAAAAAGGCTGTATGCACCTGCGGGGATACATCATCCGCAACATCACCTCGATCGGGATGGCTCCATTTCTGATGAACGTCGCGGCGTGCGGTGTCAACATCATCATGAACCATCAGTTGGTGCGCCAGGGCGGTGACCTGGCGATCGGAGCCTACGGTATCCTGAACAGCTATGCAATCCTGATCGTGATGAGCGTTATGGGGTTATGCCAGGGCATGCAGCCGATCGTCGGCTACAATTACGGCGCTCAGAAGTACAAACGCATGAAAGACACGCTTCTGCTGACACTGCGGGTCGGCACTCTGATTATGGTAATCGGGTTTGTGGTCTGCGAATTGTTCCCCGGGCTGCTGGTGAGCGCATTTACGTCCGATCCGGGTCTCAAATCAATGGCTGTGAAAGGCATTCGGCTGGCATTCATCATGCTGCCGGTGGTCGGTTTCCAGATCATCATTTCCAATTTTTTCCAGTCGATCAGCAAAGCTCCCAAGGCCATTTTTATGAGTTTGTCGCGCCAGGTAATTTTTCTAATTCCTTCGTTGTATCTCTTCTCCAAGTGGTTCGGGCTGACAGGGGTGTGGTTGTCCATTCCGTTTTCCGATCTGCTGGCCGCCTTAGTGGCTTTGATATTGATTTTAAGGGAAAAACGTTTTTTTTATCCTTCGCAGCAACAGCGGGCATAG
- a CDS encoding CDGSH iron-sulfur domain-containing protein, with product MKPQVEPGTTVAPEKYRIVIADGGPYLVYGQPPLVQQFIMPNGEGEIWYFKEGAHYSTKDEPTALCRCGYSQNKPYCDGSHEHADWDPALTASTRPLLEDAEQIDGPEITLTDNEKYCAFARFCDAKGRVWNLAEEEGQEAAELTIREANHCPAGRLSAWKDDKAPVEPHFDPGLGLLEDPLLRISSALWVRGGIPVQRPDGFTYEIRNRVTLCRCGHSSNKPFCDGTHASFKFRDGLPNRPDPNGEEY from the coding sequence ATGAAACCTCAAGTCGAACCGGGAACTACGGTCGCTCCCGAAAAATACCGCATCGTCATCGCAGACGGCGGTCCTTATCTGGTTTATGGCCAGCCGCCGCTGGTACAACAATTTATCATGCCCAACGGCGAAGGCGAAATCTGGTATTTCAAGGAGGGAGCGCACTACTCCACCAAAGACGAACCCACAGCACTGTGTCGCTGCGGATATTCCCAAAACAAGCCTTATTGCGACGGTTCGCACGAACACGCCGACTGGGACCCGGCCCTCACGGCCTCTACCCGTCCGCTTCTCGAGGATGCGGAACAGATCGACGGACCCGAAATCACGCTGACCGATAATGAGAAATATTGTGCGTTCGCCCGCTTCTGCGACGCAAAGGGCCGCGTCTGGAATCTGGCCGAAGAGGAGGGACAGGAGGCTGCCGAACTGACTATCCGGGAAGCCAACCACTGTCCGGCAGGACGCCTTTCCGCATGGAAAGACGACAAAGCCCCTGTCGAGCCGCATTTCGATCCGGGCCTCGGTTTGCTCGAAGATCCTCTGCTGCGCATAAGCAGTGCATTGTGGGTAAGAGGAGGTATCCCGGTACAGCGTCCGGACGGTTTCACGTATGAAATCCGCAACCGCGTTACCTTATGCCGTTGCGGACACTCCTCGAATAAACCTTTCTGCGACGGGACGCATGCATCGTTTAAATTCCGCGACGGGCTCCCCAACCGTCCCGATCCGAATGGCGAAGAGTATTGA
- a CDS encoding GatB/YqeY domain-containing protein: protein MNLETQINDGIKQAMLSKEKVRLAALRAIKAEILLAKTADGSDEISDAAVLKIIQKLVKQRKESATVYAENNRPELAENELAEATCLEVFLPKQIEGAELETVLQEIITQAGAKSAADLGKVMGLATKKLAGQADGRQIAETVKRLLR from the coding sequence ATGAATCTGGAAACCCAAATCAACGATGGCATCAAACAGGCCATGTTGTCCAAAGAAAAAGTGCGGCTCGCAGCATTGCGGGCTATCAAAGCCGAGATCCTTTTGGCTAAAACCGCTGACGGTTCGGATGAAATCAGCGATGCCGCTGTATTGAAAATCATTCAGAAATTGGTTAAACAACGCAAAGAGTCCGCAACTGTCTATGCCGAAAACAACCGGCCTGAATTAGCCGAGAACGAACTAGCCGAAGCCACTTGCCTGGAAGTTTTCCTTCCCAAGCAGATCGAAGGCGCGGAGTTGGAGACTGTTCTGCAGGAGATCATCACCCAGGCAGGGGCGAAGTCTGCGGCCGACCTGGGCAAAGTAATGGGTTTGGCCACGAAAAAACTGGCCGGACAAGCCGACGGACGACAGATTGCAGAGACTGTAAAGAGACTGCTACGATAA
- a CDS encoding DUF4251 domain-containing protein has protein sequence MKIKSVVAIVCIWMCGTLSLSAAKPSAAERQQAAATMKALAESRDYTVRIAQAFPLKGASVATPLAILRINGNEAYSTLPYWGGGYNTFGNSDGMRFTGIVSDYTVTIDKKNKVQVAFKATANTGRIYQFKMEIFYNGSTFISALCSSMDPMRYDGKIGPSDKTE, from the coding sequence ATGAAAATAAAATCAGTCGTAGCGATCGTATGTATATGGATGTGCGGAACCCTGAGCCTATCGGCCGCTAAACCTTCCGCAGCCGAGCGACAGCAAGCTGCGGCAACCATGAAAGCATTGGCCGAGAGCCGGGATTACACCGTGCGGATAGCCCAGGCTTTCCCGCTGAAAGGGGCCAGCGTGGCTACTCCTTTGGCTATCCTCAGGATCAACGGGAATGAGGCCTATTCAACACTACCCTATTGGGGCGGAGGTTACAACACTTTCGGCAACAGCGACGGGATGCGTTTCACCGGCATCGTTTCGGATTACACCGTAACGATCGATAAAAAGAATAAAGTACAAGTTGCATTTAAAGCAACTGCGAACACCGGCCGGATCTACCAATTCAAGATGGAGATTTTCTATAACGGTTCTACTTTCATCAGTGCCCTTTGCTCTAGTATGGACCCCATGCGTTATGACGGCAAAATCGGCCCGAGCGATAAAACCGAATAG
- a CDS encoding DUF4251 domain-containing protein produces the protein MKRKLILAAVALLMAGSAGLFAAKPSVEQQQQLAAAMKTLVENRNYSVRVQQASGVKGGGIATNSLLKVNGETAYSSMPYWGGGYNNFGNNDGMRFNGTISDYTVTVDKKNKVRVAFKVTTDTKRVYQIRMEIFYNRKTLISASCPSLDPMRYDGVIGISDGVDNEAH, from the coding sequence ATGAAAAGAAAATTGATTCTGGCGGCTGTTGCTTTGCTTATGGCCGGGAGTGCGGGTCTGTTTGCCGCAAAACCCTCTGTCGAACAACAACAACAACTTGCCGCTGCAATGAAAACCTTGGTCGAAAACCGCAATTATTCCGTCCGGGTACAACAAGCATCGGGAGTGAAAGGCGGCGGAATAGCCACCAACTCGTTACTGAAAGTCAATGGAGAAACGGCCTATTCGTCCATGCCGTATTGGGGCGGCGGATACAACAATTTCGGCAATAACGACGGGATGCGCTTTAATGGCACCATCTCGGACTATACCGTAACGGTCGACAAAAAAAATAAAGTACGGGTAGCGTTCAAAGTAACCACCGACACGAAACGCGTGTATCAAATTCGGATGGAAATTTTCTACAACCGTAAAACGTTGATCAGTGCAAGTTGTCCGAGCTTGGATCCCATGCGTTATGACGGTGTGATCGGTATAAGCGACGGGGTAGACAACGAGGCCCATTAA
- a CDS encoding DUF4251 domain-containing protein: protein MKSKLILAAICLLLGGNVHAFAAKPPALSQVKAAVAMKALAESQNYTVNVSQAYPMAGSGVAVPSMVKIEGNQIYSTLPYIGGGYNTFGNNDGMRFTGTISDYKVEAGKKNKVYVSFTATATTGRVYRFKITIFYNGVSYISTSCNNLQAMRYDGTIGFNEAVDTEGAR from the coding sequence ATGAAAAGCAAATTGATTTTAGCGGCAATTTGTCTGTTGCTGGGTGGAAATGTACATGCATTTGCGGCAAAGCCACCGGCATTAAGCCAGGTAAAAGCGGCCGTAGCGATGAAAGCTTTGGCGGAAAGCCAAAATTACACGGTAAATGTATCGCAAGCCTATCCCATGGCAGGCTCAGGAGTAGCCGTCCCCAGTATGGTCAAGATTGAAGGAAACCAGATATATTCTACCTTGCCTTATATAGGCGGCGGATACAACACCTTCGGGAACAACGATGGGATGCGTTTTACCGGGACCATCTCCGACTACAAAGTGGAAGCGGGCAAAAAGAACAAGGTGTACGTAAGTTTTACGGCCACTGCGACCACAGGCAGGGTATACCGCTTCAAAATAACCATATTTTATAACGGAGTCTCATACATCAGTACCTCCTGTAACAACCTGCAGGCAATGAGATATGACGGGACGATCGGCTTCAATGAGGCTGTCGACACAGAAGGAGCCCGTTAG
- a CDS encoding Dps family protein: MKTLDYLQLNASATDNVVKSLQQLLADFQVYYTNLRGFHWNIQGPDFFVLHSKFEDLYNDAADKIDEIAERILTLGGVPANKFSDYLKISKIKEVGEVNCGSEALKNILDSYKYLIGEERTILSLASEAGDEVTVALLSDYLKEQEKLVWMLCAYSTK; the protein is encoded by the coding sequence ATGAAAACCTTAGATTATCTCCAACTGAATGCATCCGCAACGGATAACGTAGTAAAATCGCTGCAACAACTTCTGGCTGACTTCCAGGTATATTATACAAACCTGCGCGGTTTCCACTGGAACATTCAAGGACCGGACTTCTTCGTACTGCACAGCAAATTCGAAGACCTATACAACGATGCGGCGGACAAGATCGACGAAATAGCGGAACGCATTCTTACCCTCGGCGGTGTGCCTGCCAACAAGTTCAGCGATTATTTGAAAATCTCCAAGATCAAAGAGGTCGGTGAGGTCAATTGCGGCAGCGAGGCACTGAAGAACATCCTGGACAGCTACAAATACCTGATCGGCGAAGAGCGGACGATCCTGTCTCTGGCATCTGAAGCAGGCGATGAAGTGACCGTGGCGCTGTTAAGCGATTACCTCAAGGAACAAGAAAAACTGGTCTGGATGCTTTGCGCTTATTCGACCAAATAG
- a CDS encoding HdeD family acid-resistance protein codes for MENSFAALIENSKQAVKYWWLLLLTGIALLVIGIVVFAFPAQSYIGMSLMFGWLILLSGIFQVILSTANKHYITGRGWMLAGGIIEIVLGAILVWNVALSAATLPIFLGFWLMFRGFSAIGLGGDMSSMNVPGSAWTIISGILLLLCSLWVLIQPLVFGTTMVVVWVGISLLFAGIAAISLAMQLKSAHKHLQKLA; via the coding sequence ATGGAAAATTCATTTGCTGCTTTGATCGAAAACTCGAAACAAGCCGTTAAATACTGGTGGCTGCTGTTGCTGACCGGCATCGCACTACTGGTAATCGGCATCGTCGTATTTGCTTTTCCTGCCCAAAGTTATATCGGCATGTCACTGATGTTCGGATGGTTGATCCTACTCTCGGGCATCTTCCAGGTCATCCTTTCTACTGCCAACAAACACTACATTACAGGACGCGGCTGGATGTTGGCCGGCGGCATTATTGAAATCGTGCTCGGGGCGATCCTCGTTTGGAATGTAGCGCTTTCTGCTGCCACCCTGCCGATCTTCCTCGGCTTCTGGCTGATGTTCCGTGGATTCAGCGCCATCGGTCTGGGAGGAGACATGAGTTCGATGAACGTTCCCGGATCGGCATGGACCATCATCAGCGGCATCCTGCTATTGCTCTGTTCGCTGTGGGTTTTAATCCAACCGCTGGTATTCGGCACTACGATGGTCGTTGTGTGGGTTGGTATCTCCCTGCTCTTCGCAGGCATTGCCGCCATTTCGTTGGCCATGCAGTTGAAATCTGCACACAAACATCTGCAAAAACTAGCATAA